A section of the Phaseolus vulgaris cultivar G19833 chromosome 8, P. vulgaris v2.0, whole genome shotgun sequence genome encodes:
- the LOC137825736 gene encoding uncharacterized protein, producing MAYPHYRSQFGDTTFTKVFVGGLAWETPTEEMRKYFEQFGEILEAVIITDKNTGKSKGYGFVTFRDPESARRACADPNPVIDGRRANCNIASLGRPRPSPPRGRGTFQGGAPGTASYSGVPAAGPSALAPPPPPPPPPLVYPPYGYPTYTPDYGYHQATLYNPQIQQPQYYQQLYGPSSSTMASPYYYGYSVQAPRGTFSTPQPHRIPAGPSYLYYPTPMEGSFSAYRPPPQLQQLPIRQPPPSPSDSQTQQRTSSEAAGGVVITSESSNTQGRN from the exons ATGGCTTACCCACATTACCGATCACAGTTCGGAGACACCACGTTCACTAAGGTCTTCGTTGGAGGCCTAGCTTGGGAGACTCCAACAGAAGAAATGCGCAAATATTTTGAGCAGTTTGGTGAGATTCTTGAAGCTGTCATTATCACTGATAAGAACACTGGAAAATCTAAAGGCTACGGATTC GTAACATTCCGTGATCCAGAATCAGCTAGAAGGGCATGTGCTGATCCAAACCCAGTGATAGATGGAAGAAGAGCAAATTGTAACATTGCTTCTCTCGGAAGACCTAGACCATCACCACCAAGAG GAAGAGGAACATTCCAAGGAGGAGCACCGGGAACAGCTTCATACAGTGGTGTGCCGGCGGCTGGACCGTCGGCACTAGCACCGCCGccgccaccaccaccaccaccgctGGTGTACCCGCCATATGG CTACCCTACCTACACCCCTGATTATGGGTACCATCAA GCCACATTGTATAACCCACAAATTCAGCAACCACAATACTACCAACAACTCTATGGACCATCCTCCTCCACCATGGCTTCCCCATATTACTATGGCTATTCTGTGCAAGCACCAAGAGGTACCTTTTCTACACCCCAACCACATCGCATACCAGCTGGACCCTCTTATCTATACTACCCTACACCAATGGAAGGCTCATTTTCTGCATACCGTCCACCACCTCAATTGCAACAACTTCCAATAAGGCAACCCCCTCCTTCCCCTAGTG ACTCACAGACTCAGCAACGTACCTCGTCCGAGGCAGCAGGTGGAGTAGTTATAACTTCCGAAAGTTCAAATACCCAAGGGAGGAACTGA